The genomic stretch CTGGTGTGTGGCGGCCAGCCAGCCGACGCGCGTACTGCTGGGCAGGATGATCGGATGCGTGGACAGGCACACCCGATCGACACACCTTAAGTCAGTTGATAATCGCGCACCGGTACGACCTCGTCAGGCAGTTCACATTCACACAGTTCGAGAATCGATCGTTCGATGGTGCGGGTCATTGCATCGAGCGCCAGCGCATTCGGCGCGACACTAAACGGCTCGGCGACTTCACTGGCAATCGCTTCGAGCGCGATTAGCGTATAAGAAATGAAAACACAAAGCAGAGGTGTGAAGAACTCCGTCGAATCGACGAGACCGAACGGCAGCAACACGCAATAGGCGTAGACGGTGCGGTGAAGCAACACACTGTAAGCAAAAGGAATCGGCGTGGATGCGATCCGTTCACATCCTCCAATCGTCCTTCCCAATTCGTTGATCTGCGCGTCGAACATCCAGAGTTTCGTGTCCGTTGCCAATCCCCGACCTTGCAGACCGGCGAAGTCGCGGCGAATCTCATTGAGAAGCGCAACCGGTTTGTAGCAGGTGTGCTGCAACGCCTCGGTTCGCGTGCGGCCGAGCAAGCGAAG from Paraburkholderia sp. IMGN_8 encodes the following:
- a CDS encoding bestrophin family protein; this translates as MIVRPGQNWFRLLFIWNGSVLQSIIPQLIFMGAVSSLAVLTQGRIFGEKIPLNTAPFTLFGLALAIFLAFRNNASYERFNEARHLWGSLLISARALTSQRLCYVPQGADKLHMAHTLIACVYALKHQLRETDPTPDLLRLLGRTRTEALQHTCYKPVALLNEIRRDFAGLQGRGLATDTKLWMFDAQINELGRTIGGCERIASTPIPFAYSVLLHRTVYAYCVLLPFGLVDSTEFFTPLLCVFISYTLIALEAIASEVAEPFSVAPNALALDAMTRTIERSILELCECELPDEVVPVRDYQLT